The following coding sequences are from one bacterium window:
- the pruA gene encoding L-glutamate gamma-semialdehyde dehydrogenase, which translates to MSQMLPIPPLPMNEPILGYLPGSPEKAALKAKLKELAGTRIEIPLVIGGKDVATGDLGECRLPHDHRHLLGVYHKASAKHVQAAATAARKAKKDWAALPWEARAAVFLKAAELLAGRRRSTLNAATMLGQSKTAYQAEIDSACELIDFWRFNPAFAHDIMSEQPESGPGMWNMLEQRPLDGFVFAVTPFNFTSIAGNLPTAPALMGNTVLWKPASSAVYSAWYIMEILREAGLPDGVINMIPGSGGQVGNPVIEHPDLGGVHFTGSTEVFQNMWGTIGANIRQYACYPRIVGETGGKDFVFAHASADPVALVTALVRGAFEYQGQKCSAASRAYVPASLWPQVREHLLAEVASIKMGDPADFTNFMGAVIDQGAFRSIKGYLDQARKARGQARIIAGGGCDDGKGWFIEPTVIEAKDPDFVTMREEIFGPVLTVHVYQDKDWLKALRLCDKGSAYALTGAVFARDRGVIETMKQELVGTAGNFYINDKPTGAVVGQQPFGGSRASGTNDKAGSYLNLIRWTTPRTIKETFDPPRDYRYGFMSQK; encoded by the coding sequence ATGTCCCAGATGCTGCCCATCCCGCCGCTGCCGATGAACGAACCCATCCTGGGCTACCTGCCCGGATCGCCCGAGAAGGCCGCGTTGAAGGCGAAGCTCAAGGAGCTGGCCGGCACCCGGATCGAGATCCCGCTGGTCATCGGCGGCAAGGACGTCGCCACGGGCGACCTCGGCGAATGCCGCCTGCCCCACGACCACCGGCACCTGCTGGGCGTCTACCACAAGGCGAGCGCCAAGCACGTCCAGGCCGCCGCGACGGCGGCGCGCAAGGCCAAGAAGGACTGGGCCGCGCTGCCCTGGGAGGCGCGGGCCGCGGTCTTCCTGAAGGCCGCCGAGCTGCTGGCCGGCCGCCGCCGCAGCACCCTGAACGCCGCCACGATGCTGGGCCAGAGCAAGACCGCCTACCAGGCCGAGATCGACTCCGCCTGCGAGCTGATCGATTTCTGGCGCTTCAACCCCGCCTTCGCCCACGACATCATGAGCGAGCAGCCCGAGTCCGGACCCGGCATGTGGAACATGCTCGAGCAGCGGCCCCTGGACGGCTTCGTCTTCGCCGTGACCCCCTTCAACTTCACCAGCATCGCCGGCAACCTGCCGACGGCGCCGGCGCTGATGGGCAACACGGTGCTGTGGAAGCCGGCCTCGAGCGCCGTCTACTCGGCCTGGTACATCATGGAGATCCTGCGCGAGGCGGGCCTGCCCGACGGCGTCATCAACATGATCCCGGGCAGCGGCGGCCAGGTGGGCAACCCGGTCATCGAGCACCCGGACCTCGGCGGCGTGCACTTCACCGGCAGCACCGAGGTCTTCCAGAACATGTGGGGCACCATCGGCGCCAACATCCGCCAGTACGCCTGCTACCCGCGCATCGTGGGGGAGACCGGCGGCAAGGACTTCGTCTTCGCCCACGCCTCGGCCGATCCCGTCGCGCTGGTGACGGCGCTGGTGCGCGGCGCCTTCGAGTACCAGGGCCAGAAGTGCTCGGCGGCGAGCCGCGCCTACGTCCCGGCCTCGCTGTGGCCGCAGGTGCGGGAGCACCTGCTCGCCGAAGTGGCCTCGATCAAGATGGGCGACCCCGCCGACTTCACGAACTTCATGGGTGCGGTCATCGACCAGGGCGCCTTCCGGAGCATCAAGGGTTACCTCGACCAGGCCCGCAAGGCCCGTGGCCAGGCCCGCATCATCGCCGGCGGCGGCTGCGACGACGGCAAGGGCTGGTTCATCGAGCCCACCGTCATCGAGGCCAAGGACCCCGACTTCGTGACGATGCGCGAGGAGATCTTCGGGCCGGTCCTGACCGTCCACGTCTACCAGGACAAGGACTGGCTCAAGGCCCTGCGGCTGTGCGACAAGGGCTCGGCCTACGCCCTGACCGGGGCGGTCTTCGCCCGCGACCGCGGCGTGATCGAGACGATGAAGCAGGAGCTGGTCGGCACCGCCGGCAACTTCTACATCAACGACAAGCCCACCGGGGCGGTCGTGGGGCAGCAGCCCTTCGGCGGCTCGCGGGCGTCGGGCACCAACGACAAGGCGGGGTCGTACCTGAACCTGATCCGGTGGACGACGCCGCGGACGATCAAGGAGACCTTCGATCCGCCGCGGGACTACCGGTACGGTTTCATGTCGCAGAAGTAG